The Dehalococcoidia bacterium genome includes a region encoding these proteins:
- a CDS encoding ABC transporter ATP-binding protein yields the protein MVDAEGIEKTYHSGSVVTPALRGVTLRVAKGEMVAIMGPSGCGKTTLLNCLSGLDFIDAGRVLIEGTDLAHLDDNQKTTYRARRMGFVFQSYNLLPVLTAVENVELPLVVSGVNPKLARQKANAALEQVGLEDRGHHRPAQLSGGQRQRVTIARALVNDPAIVWADEPTGNLDSQMAEDIMALMERLNAEQQQTFVIVTHDAGVGQRCHRIVSMIDGLIVGEERLR from the coding sequence CGAGAAGACCTATCACAGCGGCTCGGTGGTGACACCGGCGTTGCGCGGCGTCACCTTGCGGGTCGCCAAGGGCGAAATGGTGGCGATCATGGGTCCGTCGGGCTGCGGCAAGACGACCCTGCTCAACTGCCTCAGCGGGCTCGATTTCATCGACGCCGGACGTGTGCTGATCGAGGGCACCGACCTGGCGCACCTCGACGACAACCAGAAAACGACCTATCGCGCCCGGCGCATGGGTTTCGTTTTTCAGTCATACAACCTGCTGCCCGTGCTGACCGCGGTCGAGAACGTTGAGCTGCCGCTCGTGGTCTCGGGCGTCAATCCGAAGCTGGCGCGGCAGAAGGCCAACGCGGCGCTGGAACAGGTTGGGCTGGAAGATCGCGGCCACCACCGCCCGGCGCAGCTCTCCGGCGGCCAGCGGCAGCGCGTCACCATCGCTCGGGCCCTGGTGAACGACCCGGCGATCGTCTGGGCCGACGAGCCCACGGGCAATCTCGACAGCCAGATGGCCGAAGACATCATGGCCCTGATGGAGCGGCTGAACGCCGAGCAGCAGCAGACATTCGTGATCGTCACGCACGACGCCGGCGTGGGACAACGCTGCCATCGCATCGTGAGCATGATCGACGGCCTGATCGTCGGCGAGGAACGTCTGCGCTAG
- a CDS encoding FtsX-like permease family protein, with translation MKSLFGIPMNGIMIGLLVIVGAALLAFVLAAVRNPVLFKLGLRNIPRRRAQSIIIVFGLMVSTMIIAAAFAVGDSLDYSITKSVYDNLGALDLRVQTRPVGGAAATAGAPYISGASVSAIEDEFGTPKELLTWVPMINEPAPVGNPRTRLTEPQYHLVGLDPAVVQKLGGLAAKGGGHVELSDLGPNEVFINATAADKIDARPGDTIVSLFNNQQHSFTVKAIVNDQIMTGWQDVGNSNGNGGIVLPLEAARQIVGKPDGVNQLYLSTSKDSHAGLTRGEKLFPTLKDAVNSAPVIESLDSKGVTVKAVNAKHDFVNTAETLGNVFTTLFVVIGLFSIAAGMMLIFLIFVMLAAERRAEMGMARAVGISRLGLVQSFLAEGMVYNLLAGIVGAALGVGVAFLIIWIAANLIFTGNNTLPFAGHVSPRSVVVAYCLGVALTFITVVFSSYRTTRMNIVAAIRDMPEDTVKGREPRRVKGAAILSSVLRLVGGIAVVSGLTAAGSAAGLGLGIAAAGLVLLIVAPWLVGRRGWGVAWRALVSLLPGVAPVWAVLGILRGFGMSWTSVWSVVCLLVGLLSLLGSHAAGSLFLFAAGVSITALGLALIARVRGVSNRVAFTAFGVLMLVYWLLPFDVLKNLFGSFYGNDSGNFEMFFLSGVMIVLASTLVLIFNGELLARLVNRVGGGLGSVRPALATAIAYPMASKLRTGLTLGMFSLIIFSITVMSSVNSNTAKLFAGDSARGGWDVNVDTNLNNNLGDFKSAMAKNGVDTSKIAAMGATTGYRGTTDIRMANSTKWQRYFVRAGDPAFLDANQMKIQAHVKDIPKEQIWKTLETQPTDAVIDAGALSGQQGGGSDGPNFVLKGVKNSDKTFDKPIDVVIRDAAGKETTLHVIGVIDQTVQNVFATLMVSGSTYTQSLGQPAFDLYSIRLTPGTDDKVYAKSIRAALSQYGVQATSIRSDIADALAIQKGISYLFEGFMGLGLFVGIAAVAVIAARTVVERRQQIGMLRAVGYRRGQVALSFALETSFIALFGIAAGVITASILSYNLFTSTTFGDTSGASFSLPWAQIIIFAGVGYLLSLLMTYIPSRQAASLPIAEALRYE, from the coding sequence ATGAAATCACTCTTCGGCATCCCCATGAACGGGATCATGATCGGGCTACTGGTGATCGTGGGCGCGGCGTTGCTCGCCTTCGTGCTGGCCGCCGTCCGCAATCCCGTGCTGTTCAAGCTGGGGCTGCGTAACATCCCGCGCCGGCGCGCCCAGTCGATCATCATCGTCTTCGGCCTGATGGTGAGCACGATGATCATCGCTGCCGCCTTCGCCGTGGGCGATTCGCTCGACTACAGCATCACCAAGTCGGTCTACGACAACCTCGGCGCGCTCGATCTGCGAGTGCAGACACGGCCGGTCGGCGGCGCCGCCGCGACGGCAGGGGCACCGTACATCTCCGGCGCCTCGGTAAGCGCGATCGAGGATGAGTTCGGCACGCCGAAGGAGCTGCTGACCTGGGTGCCGATGATCAACGAGCCGGCGCCGGTCGGCAACCCGCGCACACGCCTCACCGAGCCGCAGTACCACCTCGTCGGCCTCGACCCGGCGGTCGTGCAAAAGCTAGGCGGCCTCGCGGCGAAGGGCGGCGGGCACGTTGAACTGAGCGATCTGGGCCCCAACGAGGTGTTCATCAACGCCACGGCGGCCGACAAGATCGACGCGCGGCCGGGCGACACGATCGTTAGCCTGTTCAACAACCAGCAGCACAGCTTCACGGTGAAGGCGATCGTCAACGACCAGATCATGACCGGCTGGCAGGATGTCGGCAACAGTAACGGCAACGGCGGCATCGTGCTGCCGCTCGAGGCCGCACGCCAGATCGTCGGCAAGCCGGACGGCGTCAACCAGCTCTATCTCTCCACCAGCAAGGATTCGCACGCCGGACTCACGCGCGGGGAGAAGCTGTTTCCGACGCTGAAGGACGCCGTGAATTCGGCGCCCGTGATCGAGTCGCTCGACAGCAAGGGCGTGACGGTCAAGGCGGTGAACGCGAAGCACGACTTCGTGAACACGGCCGAGACGCTGGGCAATGTGTTCACCACGCTCTTTGTGGTGATCGGACTTTTCTCGATCGCCGCGGGCATGATGCTGATCTTCCTGATCTTCGTGATGCTGGCCGCCGAACGGCGCGCGGAGATGGGCATGGCCCGCGCCGTGGGTATCTCGCGCCTGGGCCTGGTGCAATCGTTTCTGGCCGAGGGGATGGTCTACAACCTGCTGGCCGGCATCGTCGGCGCGGCGCTTGGCGTCGGCGTGGCCTTCTTGATCATCTGGATCGCGGCCAATCTGATCTTCACCGGCAACAATACCTTGCCCTTCGCCGGCCACGTCAGCCCGCGCAGCGTCGTGGTGGCCTACTGCCTCGGCGTGGCGCTGACCTTCATCACCGTCGTCTTCTCGTCCTATCGAACCACGCGCATGAACATCGTTGCGGCGATTCGCGACATGCCCGAAGACACGGTCAAGGGCCGCGAGCCGCGACGTGTGAAGGGTGCGGCCATTCTCAGCAGCGTGCTGCGTCTGGTGGGCGGCATCGCCGTCGTCAGCGGCCTCACAGCGGCGGGCAGCGCCGCCGGGCTGGGTCTCGGCATCGCGGCCGCTGGGCTGGTGCTGCTGATCGTCGCGCCGTGGCTGGTCGGCCGCCGCGGCTGGGGGGTGGCCTGGCGGGCGCTGGTTTCCCTGCTCCCGGGCGTGGCGCCGGTCTGGGCGGTGCTCGGCATCCTGCGCGGCTTCGGCATGAGCTGGACCTCGGTCTGGAGCGTGGTCTGCCTGCTTGTGGGGCTGCTCAGCCTGCTCGGCAGTCACGCCGCCGGCAGCCTCTTCCTCTTCGCCGCCGGCGTCTCGATCACGGCGCTTGGCCTGGCGCTGATCGCGCGGGTGCGCGGCGTCTCCAACCGCGTCGCCTTCACCGCGTTCGGCGTGCTGATGCTGGTCTACTGGCTCTTGCCGTTCGACGTGCTGAAGAACCTGTTCGGCAGCTTCTACGGTAACGACAGCGGCAACTTCGAGATGTTCTTCCTCTCGGGCGTGATGATCGTGCTGGCCTCGACGCTGGTGCTGATCTTCAATGGCGAGCTGCTCGCCCGCCTGGTCAACCGCGTGGGAGGCGGACTTGGCAGCGTGCGGCCGGCGCTGGCAACCGCGATCGCGTACCCAATGGCGAGCAAGCTGCGCACCGGCCTCACGCTGGGCATGTTCTCGCTGATCATCTTCAGCATCACCGTGATGAGCTCGGTCAACTCGAACACGGCGAAGCTGTTCGCCGGCGACAGCGCCCGCGGCGGCTGGGACGTGAACGTCGATACCAACCTGAACAACAACCTCGGCGACTTCAAGTCCGCCATGGCAAAGAACGGCGTGGACACCTCGAAGATCGCGGCGATGGGCGCGACCACGGGCTACCGCGGCACGACCGACATCCGCATGGCCAACTCGACTAAGTGGCAGCGCTACTTCGTGCGGGCGGGCGATCCGGCGTTCCTCGACGCGAACCAGATGAAGATCCAGGCGCACGTCAAGGACATCCCGAAGGAGCAGATCTGGAAGACCCTGGAGACGCAGCCGACCGATGCCGTGATCGACGCGGGCGCTTTGAGCGGCCAGCAGGGGGGCGGCAGCGACGGTCCCAACTTTGTGCTGAAGGGCGTGAAGAACAGCGACAAGACGTTCGACAAGCCGATCGACGTTGTGATTCGCGACGCCGCGGGGAAGGAGACGACGCTGCACGTCATCGGCGTGATCGATCAGACTGTGCAGAACGTCTTCGCCACGCTGATGGTCTCGGGTTCTACGTACACGCAGTCCCTTGGTCAGCCGGCTTTCGACTTGTATTCGATTCGCTTGACGCCGGGCACCGACGATAAGGTCTACGCGAAGTCGATCCGCGCCGCGCTCTCACAGTACGGCGTGCAGGCGACCTCGATCCGCAGCGACATCGCCGACGCCCTGGCGATCCAGAAGGGGATCAGCTACCTGTTCGAGGGCTTCATGGGCCTGGGGCTGTTCGTGGGCATCGCCGCGGTGGCCGTGATCGCGGCCCGCACGGTGGTGGAGCGGCGGCAGCAGATCGGCATGCTGCGGGCCGTGGGCTACCGCCGCGGCCAGGTGGCGCTGAGCTTCGCGCTGGAAACGAGCTTCATCGCGCTGTTCGGCATCGCCGCCGGCGTGATTACCGCTTCGATCCTCTCGTACAACCTGTTCACCAGCACGACGTTCGGAGACACCAGCGGCGCCTCGTTCTCGCTGCCGTGGGCGCAGATCATCATCTTCGCCGGCGTGGGCTACCTGCTCTCGCTGCTGATGACCTACATTCCGTCGCGCCAGGCGGCCTCGCTGCCGATCGCGGAGGCGCTGCGCTACGAGTGA
- a CDS encoding NIPSNAP family protein, translating to MIYELRTYTLKPGSVGKFEELWAPMVEARSKLSPLAALWHTEIGPLNQVLHLWPYESLEERTRVRAQAVEQRIWPPPTEDLIVRMESEILHPAPFMRPLKPAKLGNVYELRIYTYRPGTMPEVIRRWADAVPHREKYSPLAGAWYSDIGTVNRWYHLWPYASVADRERVRAEAGKDPHWPAPTGEFIVSMENKLLIPASCSPLH from the coding sequence ATGATCTACGAGCTGCGCACCTACACGCTCAAGCCCGGCAGCGTGGGCAAGTTCGAGGAGCTGTGGGCGCCGATGGTTGAGGCGCGCAGCAAGCTCTCGCCGCTGGCCGCACTCTGGCACACCGAGATCGGCCCGCTCAACCAGGTCTTGCACCTCTGGCCCTACGAAAGCCTGGAGGAGCGCACGCGCGTCCGCGCCCAGGCCGTCGAGCAGAGGATCTGGCCGCCGCCGACGGAGGATCTGATCGTGCGCATGGAGTCGGAGATTCTGCACCCGGCTCCCTTCATGCGTCCCTTGAAGCCGGCCAAGCTCGGCAACGTCTACGAGCTGCGCATCTACACCTACCGGCCGGGCACCATGCCCGAGGTCATCCGCCGCTGGGCCGACGCCGTGCCGCACCGGGAGAAATACTCGCCGCTGGCCGGCGCCTGGTACAGCGACATCGGCACCGTCAACCGCTGGTATCACCTCTGGCCGTACGCCAGCGTGGCCGACCGCGAACGCGTCCGCGCCGAGGCGGGGAAAGACCCGCACTGGCCGGCGCCCACCGGCGAGTTTATCGTCAGTATGGAGAACAAGCTGCTCATTCCGGCGAGCTGCTCGCCCTTGCACTGA
- a CDS encoding pyridoxal phosphate-dependent aminotransferase — MAAWPLADRMARLGTETAFEVLARARALEAEGRSVVHLEIGEPDFDTPENVRDAAKRALDDGFTHYGPSAGLPELRDAIAEYMGPARGLSFSPEEVVVTPGGKPIMFFVMLATLNEGDEAIYPNPGFPIYESVIEFLGAQPVPVRLREDTGFRLDLDDFAAKLSPRTRLVILNSPHNPTGSMLTRADLETIADLVRGRDLLVLSDEIYSRMVYDGEFCSITSLRGMREQTCILDGFSKTYAMTGWRLGYGVMPVDLAAQIARLMTNSNSCTASFVQRAGIEALRGPQESVVTMVAEFRRRRDAIVDGLNGIPGVSCRRPAGAFYVFPNISGTGQSSAAFADRLLNEHGVAALAGTSFGAFGEGYLRLSYANSLSQIRLALERIGDAARALATR; from the coding sequence ATGGCTGCCTGGCCGCTCGCCGATCGCATGGCCCGTCTGGGCACGGAAACGGCCTTCGAGGTGCTGGCCCGCGCCCGGGCGCTCGAAGCCGAAGGGCGCAGCGTCGTCCACCTGGAGATCGGTGAGCCGGACTTTGACACGCCGGAGAACGTGCGCGACGCGGCAAAGCGCGCCCTCGACGACGGCTTCACCCACTACGGACCATCCGCCGGGCTGCCCGAACTGCGCGACGCGATCGCGGAGTATATGGGGCCGGCGCGCGGCCTGAGCTTCTCGCCCGAGGAGGTGGTGGTAACGCCCGGCGGCAAGCCGATCATGTTCTTCGTGATGCTCGCCACGCTGAACGAGGGCGACGAGGCGATCTACCCGAATCCCGGCTTCCCGATCTACGAAAGCGTGATCGAGTTCCTGGGCGCGCAGCCCGTGCCGGTGCGCCTGCGCGAGGACACGGGCTTTCGGCTCGACCTGGACGACTTCGCCGCGAAGCTCTCGCCCCGCACGCGTCTAGTCATCCTCAACTCGCCGCACAACCCCACCGGCTCGATGCTAACCCGCGCGGACCTGGAAACGATCGCGGACCTCGTGCGCGGGCGCGACCTGCTGGTGCTCTCGGACGAGATCTACAGCCGCATGGTCTACGACGGCGAGTTTTGCAGTATCACCTCGCTGCGCGGTATGCGCGAGCAGACCTGCATCCTCGACGGCTTCTCCAAGACGTACGCCATGACCGGCTGGCGCCTTGGCTACGGCGTGATGCCGGTCGACCTGGCGGCGCAGATCGCCCGCCTGATGACCAACAGCAACTCCTGCACCGCCTCGTTCGTTCAACGTGCGGGGATCGAGGCGCTGCGCGGACCGCAGGAGTCGGTAGTGACGATGGTGGCCGAATTCCGCCGCCGTCGTGATGCGATCGTCGACGGCCTGAACGGGATTCCGGGAGTCAGCTGCCGGCGGCCAGCCGGGGCGTTCTACGTCTTCCCGAACATATCGGGCACCGGCCAGAGCTCGGCCGCGTTTGCCGACCGGCTGCTCAACGAGCACGGCGTGGCCGCGCTGGCCGGCACCTCGTTCGGCGCCTTCGGCGAGGGGTATCTGCGGCTCTCGTACGCGAACTCGCTCTCCCAGATCCGCCTGGCGCTGGAACGCATCGGCGATGCGGCGCGGGCGCTGGCAACGAGGTAG
- a CDS encoding molybdopterin-dependent oxidoreductase encodes MATITIDGRSVQAADGATLLEVCKAEGVYISSLCYIDGLAPYAGCRMCLVEIEGARGLQLSCTTKITDGMVVRTTTEDVADSRKAVLSIILANHSDRCLTCHRREHCHPGDICLRDDVVTHRCLTCPKNYRCELQTTCEVVGMSNYQPWEDEARSFYATEQPPADQGNPFLEFDPKMCIICTRCVRACDEIRHTSAITLAGKGFSTRIAFGAGGPIHDSSCDFCGACIDVCPTATLLEHPHKWVSKPQQWTNTVCPYCSVGCTIKLGTKDGSGVIVRPSTINPVSNDQICVRGRFHYDALRKRDYLSRPLVRRGDALAPVAWEEALDDTAVRLRAIIERHGSDAIGFLGNPMLSNEEAYLLQKLARIGAGTNNVDFSAGPQAQALAGAIRGAFGSEVLPADLTQLAQAGCIVVVGDDLESSQPVASLRVKDAVTRTFASMVYVNSRWGELVDFAHAWVRPQAGQEIAALNAMVRGLLGEDAVKQRLSGVAGVDAAAGGEATEIEGLDEAIAFLKEAAKGENERIAVVFAPTPFGAWQNVQLCRAAANLAIVLAGPDQAPASFYYLPADVNTNGVRDMGLGPDLLPGLHPLSDTTFRGTLAEAWGAELPANAGMDAAAMLRAAKAGTLKALVIAGDNPLLSAPDKQQVRQALSSLELLVVIDSVLTDTAQLAHIVLPDVDVYGKDGTYTPADRRVLRRMAATGPAGEATPALDILIGLARRLAPARAASPHLSAEQVMDEIAGIVPAYAGSRYPLLVLGDRPQTLNGAAPSSGGASLQVATAPTANGRDGSLALLSGRTLYTSLEAASLHKPDADKLHREQYAELSLADAERLGVADGDPLVLDGATGTLRLRAQVRDSIQSGSVFVPWPFDGGALTALLPAEPAEGETPHVRVTKGEG; translated from the coding sequence GTGGCGACGATCACGATCGACGGCCGTTCGGTGCAGGCAGCCGACGGCGCGACTTTGCTTGAGGTCTGCAAAGCCGAAGGCGTCTACATCTCCAGCCTCTGCTACATCGACGGCCTGGCTCCCTACGCCGGCTGCCGCATGTGCCTGGTCGAAATCGAGGGCGCCCGCGGCCTGCAGCTCTCCTGCACGACCAAGATCACCGACGGCATGGTCGTGCGCACGACCACCGAAGACGTGGCCGACAGCCGCAAGGCCGTGCTCTCGATCATCCTCGCCAACCATTCCGACCGCTGCCTCACCTGCCACCGCCGCGAGCACTGCCACCCCGGCGACATCTGCCTGCGCGACGACGTCGTCACGCACCGCTGCCTCACCTGCCCCAAGAACTACCGCTGCGAGCTGCAGACGACCTGCGAAGTCGTCGGCATGTCCAACTACCAGCCGTGGGAGGACGAGGCGCGCTCCTTCTACGCGACCGAGCAGCCGCCGGCGGACCAGGGCAATCCCTTCCTCGAATTCGACCCGAAGATGTGCATTATCTGCACGCGCTGCGTGCGCGCCTGCGATGAAATACGCCACACCAGCGCGATCACGCTCGCCGGCAAAGGCTTCAGCACGCGCATCGCCTTCGGCGCCGGCGGGCCGATCCACGATTCGAGCTGCGACTTCTGCGGCGCCTGCATCGACGTTTGCCCCACGGCCACGCTGCTGGAGCACCCGCATAAGTGGGTCTCCAAGCCGCAGCAGTGGACCAACACCGTCTGCCCCTACTGCAGCGTCGGCTGCACGATCAAGCTCGGCACCAAGGACGGCAGCGGCGTGATCGTGCGGCCCAGCACGATCAACCCGGTCAGCAACGACCAGATCTGCGTGCGCGGCCGCTTCCACTACGACGCGCTGCGCAAGCGCGACTACCTCTCGCGGCCGCTGGTGCGCCGCGGCGACGCGCTGGCGCCCGTCGCCTGGGAAGAGGCGCTGGACGACACGGCCGTGCGGCTGCGCGCGATCATCGAGCGGCATGGCTCGGACGCCATCGGCTTTCTCGGCAATCCCATGCTCTCCAACGAAGAGGCGTACCTGCTGCAGAAGCTGGCGCGCATCGGCGCCGGCACGAACAACGTCGATTTCAGCGCGGGTCCGCAGGCGCAGGCGTTGGCCGGCGCCATCCGCGGCGCCTTCGGCAGTGAGGTTCTGCCTGCCGACCTCACGCAGCTCGCGCAGGCTGGCTGCATCGTCGTCGTCGGCGACGACCTGGAGTCGAGCCAACCCGTCGCCTCGCTGCGCGTGAAGGACGCGGTCACGCGGACGTTTGCCAGCATGGTGTATGTGAACTCGCGCTGGGGCGAGCTGGTGGACTTCGCCCACGCCTGGGTGCGGCCGCAGGCCGGCCAGGAGATTGCGGCGCTGAACGCGATGGTCCGCGGCCTGCTTGGCGAGGACGCGGTGAAGCAGCGGCTCAGCGGCGTGGCCGGCGTCGACGCGGCCGCCGGCGGAGAGGCGACCGAGATCGAGGGGCTGGACGAGGCGATCGCCTTTTTGAAGGAGGCGGCGAAGGGCGAGAACGAGCGCATTGCCGTCGTCTTCGCGCCCACGCCCTTCGGCGCCTGGCAGAACGTGCAGCTCTGCCGCGCCGCCGCCAACCTGGCGATCGTGCTGGCCGGGCCGGACCAGGCGCCCGCGTCCTTCTACTACCTGCCGGCGGACGTGAACACGAACGGCGTGCGCGACATGGGCCTCGGCCCCGACCTGCTGCCGGGCCTGCACCCGCTGTCTGATACGACCTTCCGCGGAACGCTGGCCGAGGCCTGGGGCGCGGAGCTGCCGGCAAACGCCGGCATGGACGCGGCCGCCATGCTGCGCGCCGCGAAGGCTGGAACCCTCAAGGCGCTGGTGATCGCCGGCGACAACCCGCTGCTCTCCGCGCCGGACAAGCAGCAGGTGCGGCAGGCGCTGTCCTCGCTGGAGCTGCTCGTCGTGATCGACAGTGTGCTGACCGACACAGCCCAGCTCGCCCACATCGTCCTGCCCGACGTGGACGTCTACGGCAAGGACGGCACGTACACGCCCGCGGATCGCCGCGTGCTGCGACGCATGGCCGCCACCGGCCCGGCCGGCGAAGCCACGCCGGCGCTCGACATCCTCATCGGCCTGGCGCGGCGGCTGGCGCCGGCGCGAGCCGCTTCGCCCCACCTGTCCGCCGAACAAGTGATGGACGAGATCGCCGGCATCGTCCCGGCCTACGCCGGCTCGCGCTACCCGCTGCTCGTGCTCGGCGATCGGCCGCAGACGCTCAACGGCGCGGCGCCGTCGTCCGGCGGCGCGTCGTTGCAGGTCGCAACGGCGCCCACCGCCAACGGCCGTGACGGCTCGCTCGCGCTGCTCAGCGGCCGCACACTCTACACCAGCCTGGAAGCGGCGAGTCTGCACAAGCCCGACGCGGACAAGTTGCACCGCGAGCAGTACGCCGAGTTGAGCCTTGCCGACGCCGAGCGGCTTGGCGTCGCCGATGGCGATCCGCTCGTGCTCGACGGCGCCACGGGCACCCTGCGCCTGCGCGCCCAGGTCCGCGACTCGATCCAGTCGGGCAGCGTCTTCGTGCCCTGGCCGTTCGACGGCGGCGCCCTGACGGCGCTCCTGCCGGCGGAGCCGGCGGAGGGTGAAACGCCGCACGTGCGCGTGACGAAGGGCGAAGGGTAG
- a CDS encoding NADH-quinone oxidoreductase subunit I encodes MYGIGIAKGIGQSLKHAFRQPVTVQFPEETRWFSPRSRTNLLWFEERCTGCSTCAQACPDGCILVQTSPNPDGSLNKDRYEIDFRLCMYCGLCAEACPYEAIQVGGTFKDSVYVFDDMYKDKHALTRLAREYLEGHNWTYPNGAKAPFGNDLAEAVQKLD; translated from the coding sequence GTGTACGGCATCGGCATCGCCAAGGGCATCGGCCAGTCGCTGAAGCACGCCTTCCGCCAGCCGGTAACCGTCCAGTTCCCCGAAGAGACGCGCTGGTTCTCGCCGCGCTCGCGCACGAACCTGCTCTGGTTCGAAGAGCGCTGCACCGGCTGCTCCACCTGCGCCCAGGCCTGCCCAGACGGTTGCATCCTCGTGCAGACCTCGCCCAACCCCGACGGCTCGCTCAACAAGGACCGCTACGAGATCGACTTCCGCCTCTGCATGTACTGCGGCCTCTGCGCCGAGGCCTGCCCCTACGAGGCGATCCAGGTCGGCGGCACCTTCAAGGACTCGGTCTACGTCTTCGACGACATGTACAAGGACAAGCACGCGCTCACGCGGCTCGCGCGTGAGTATCTCGAAGGGCACAACTGGACGTATCCCAACGGCGCCAAGGCGCCCTTCGGCAACGACCTTGCCGAAGCCGTGCAGAAGCTCGATTAG